The region TACTGCACGTTCTCGCAATGACCAAGTATTAGTTGATGTTAATTTGTACCTCAAAGACGTCGTAAAAGACTTTAAAGCACAGGTTAAAATCCTTTTTGACCTAATGATGGAATCGGCAGAGAAACACCAAAATGTACTATTACCGGGCTATACGCATTTGCAAATTGCCATGCCTTCCTCTTTCGGAATGTGGTTCTCTGCTTATGCTGAAACCTTAATTGACGACATAACGATGCTAAATGCAGCACTCAAAGTAGTCGATCAAAATCCGTTGGGTTCCGCAGCGGGCTACGGAAGTTCGTTTCCTATCAATAGGACTTTCACCACAAAAGAATTAGGCTTCGAAACACTAAAATACAATGCCGTTGCCGCACAGATGAGCCGTGGAAAATCCGAAAAAACAGTAGCTTTTGCGATGAGCAGTGTGGCTGCTACCCTATCGAAGTTTTCTATGGATGTGTGTTTGTATATGAGTCAGAACTTTGATTTCATCAGCTTACCCGCTCATCTTACAACAGGTTCCAGCATCATGCCACACAAGAAAAACCCAGATGTTTTTGAGTTGATCCGTGGGAAATGCAACAAAATCCAAGCCTTACCTTACGAAATAACCTTAATTACAAACAATTTGCCTAGTGGCTACCACAGGGATTTACAATTATTGAAAGAAGGATTATTTCCAGCGATTCAAAACTTGAAAGCCTGTCTGGATATTGCGATTTTCTCTATCAAGGACATCAAAGTAAAAGACGAAATTCTAGCCGATAAAAAATACAATTACCTGTTTACTGTTGATACTTTAAACGAAATGGTAGTTGCAGGAATGCCTTTTAGAGATGCGTATAAAGCGGTAGCCGAACAATTAGAAAACGGCACTTACAAATCTCCCAAAGAAACCAAACACACCCATGAAGGAAGTATTAATAACCTTTGTTTGGCTGAGATTAAAGAAAAGATGAAATTGGCCTACTAAAATACAAACTTAAAATGCTAAAAAATCCATTCTTTAAATGAATGGATTTTTTTTAAATAACATTCATTGCTTATACAATTGATTTCAACTCCTCAGCGTCAATATCACTGTGAGAAGCATTATAAACCGCCTTTCCTTCCTTAATTAATACTAATTGAGGCGATTGATGTTGTACCCCAAAACGAATGGCAATTTCATCAGAAACATCACGATACGCTATTAAATCCAAAAAATAAGCTGTAACTTTATCTGATAAATCAAACTCTTTTTCAAATTGTCTCAAAGCCATTCTACTCACACTACAACGCGTACTATGTTTGAAGATAGCAACTGGTTTTTCATGCGATAAAGATATAATTTCGTTTAGCTGTCCCAAATCAGTCAAATTAATCCAATTGATTTTAGTATTAGAATCGTTTTGGTTTTCTGAACCGTTAAAAATATTTGTAAAAAAACTCATAATTGTCTTAATTTAAGTCATTTTGTCTTGGTTTAATGATAAAAATCATATAAAACAAGTCATTTTGTCCGTAATTTTAATATGGAATATATATTGAATATTCATTCGCAAAGTTAGCTAAATAACACAAACAATATAAAATCATGAATATAAATAAATTTACTATTAAATCACAAGAGGCAATCCAGGCGTCTCAACAGCTGGCTCAAAGTTTAGGGCAACAACAAATAGAGAATGAACACGTTTTTAAATCGATATTCGAAGTCGATGAAAATGTAGCGCCTTTTATTTTGAAAAAACTCAATGTTAATGTGCCTTTATTTCTTCAGATTTTAGACAGCACCATTCAGAGTTTTCCTAAAGTTTCCGGCGGCGAAATTATGTTGTCAAGATCAGCAAATTCAGCTTTGAATGAGGCTGAAATTATCGCCAAAAAAATGAATGATGAATATGTTTCTATCGAACATTTAATATTGGCTATTTTTGATTCGAAAAGTAAAGTAGCCCAAATATTAAAAGACCAGGGAGTTACATCAAAAGGTCTTAAGGCTGCTATTGAAGAATTGAGAAAAGGCGAAAGAGTCACCTCAGCCTCAGCCGAAGAAACCTATAATTCACTAAACAAATATGCTAAAAACCTCAACGAATTAGCCAAATCAGGAAAACTGGATCCCGTAATTGGCCGTGATGAGGAAATCAGGAGAGTTTTACAAATACTAACTCGACGAACAAAAAACAACCCAATGCTCGTGGGAGAACCCGGAGTAGGTAAAACCGCTATTGCCGAAGGATTGGCACATCGAATCGTGGATGGTGACGTCCCTGAAAATCTGAAAAATAAAATTGTTTACTCCCTTGATATGGGAGCACTTATTGCGGGTGCCAAATACAAAGGAGAATTTGAGGAACGATTAAAAGCCGTGGTTAAAGAAGTTACTTCTGCCGAAGGTGATATTGTACTATTTATTGACGAAATTCACACCCTTGTGGGTGCTGGAGGTGGCGAGGGCGCTATGGATGCCGCAAATATTTTGAAACCGGCCTTAGCTCGTGGAGAGTTAAGAGCCATTGGGGCAACCACCTTGGACGAATACCAAAAATATTTCGAAAAAGACAAGGCACTTGAACGTCGTTTCCAAAAAATAATGATTGAAGAACCCGATACTGAAAGTGCCATTTCGATCCTGCGTGGTATCAAGGAAAAATATGAAACTCACCATAAAGTACAAATCAAGGATGAAGCCATTATTGCAGCGGTAGAACTTTCTCAACGTTATATAAGCAACCGTTTTCTACCGGATAAAGCGATTGATTTAATGGACGAGGCAGCTTCTAAAATTCGTATGGAGATCAATTCGAAACCAGAAGAATTGGATGTCTTGGATCGAAAAGTGATGCAACTGGAAATTGAAATCGAAGCCATCAAAAGAGAAAAAGACGAAAGCAAGCTCAAAATTTTGGGAATGGATTTGGCCAATCTGAAAGAAGATCGAAACAAAATATTCGCCAAATGGAAGTCCGAGAAAGACGTAGTCGATACTATTCAGGCAGTAAAAACGGAAATAGAGGATTTCAAATACGAGGCTGAACGCGCCGAGCGTGACGGAGACTATGGAAAAGTAGCCGAAATCCGTTACGGAAAAATCAAGGAAGCCCAAGAACGTTTGGATGCTTTAACGAAGCAATTACAGGAAAACCAATCCGGAACCTCTCTGATAAAAGAAGAAGTAACCCGCGAAGACATTGCCGAAGTGGTTGCCAAATGGACCGGAATACCCGTAATGAAAATGCTACAAGGAGAACGCGAAAAACTCTTGCATCTGGAAGAAGAGCTGCATCGCCGTGTGGTAGGTCAGGAAGAAGCCATCGAAGCCGTGAGTGATGCGGTTCGCAGAAGCCGTGCGGGATTGCAGGATATGAAAAAACCGGTAGGAACCTTCCTTTTTCTGGGAACAACTGGTGTGGGTAAAACCGAATTGGCAAAAGCCTTGGCCGAATACTTATTCGATGACGAAAACGCCATGACCCGTATCGATATGAGTGAATACCAAGAGCGCCACAGTGTAAGCCGATTAGTAGGTGCGCCTCCGGGATATGTGGGCTATGATGAAGGTGGGCAATTGACCGAAGCCGTGCGCAGAAAACCCTATTCTGTAATCTTACTCGATGAAATCGAAAAAGCCCATCCGGACACCTTTAATATTCTTTTACAGGTCTTGGATGAAGGACGTTTGACCGATAACAAAGGGCGTTTGGCTGACTTTAAAAATACGATTATCATCATGACTTCGAATATGGGAAGTCAGATTATTCAGGATAAATTCGAGAACCTAAAAGGAAGCATGGAAGCAGCAACAGAAGCAGCGAAAGTCGAAGTCCTAGGCTTATTGAAACAAACGGTGCGTCCTGAATTTATCAATCGTATCGATGAAA is a window of Flavobacterium acetivorans DNA encoding:
- the ytxJ gene encoding bacillithiol system redox-active protein YtxJ, translated to MSFFTNIFNGSENQNDSNTKINWINLTDLGQLNEIISLSHEKPVAIFKHSTRCSVSRMALRQFEKEFDLSDKVTAYFLDLIAYRDVSDEIAIRFGVQHQSPQLVLIKEGKAVYNASHSDIDAEELKSIV
- the argH gene encoding argininosuccinate lyase, which gives rise to MKLWEKGIPTDKQIEQFTVGNDRELDLVLAKYDALGSIAHAKMLGQIGLLTDSETISLVLALEDIISDIEKDKFEIEDSFEDVHSKIEYLLTAKLGDAGKKIHTARSRNDQVLVDVNLYLKDVVKDFKAQVKILFDLMMESAEKHQNVLLPGYTHLQIAMPSSFGMWFSAYAETLIDDITMLNAALKVVDQNPLGSAAGYGSSFPINRTFTTKELGFETLKYNAVAAQMSRGKSEKTVAFAMSSVAATLSKFSMDVCLYMSQNFDFISLPAHLTTGSSIMPHKKNPDVFELIRGKCNKIQALPYEITLITNNLPSGYHRDLQLLKEGLFPAIQNLKACLDIAIFSIKDIKVKDEILADKKYNYLFTVDTLNEMVVAGMPFRDAYKAVAEQLENGTYKSPKETKHTHEGSINNLCLAEIKEKMKLAY
- the clpB gene encoding ATP-dependent chaperone ClpB, coding for MNINKFTIKSQEAIQASQQLAQSLGQQQIENEHVFKSIFEVDENVAPFILKKLNVNVPLFLQILDSTIQSFPKVSGGEIMLSRSANSALNEAEIIAKKMNDEYVSIEHLILAIFDSKSKVAQILKDQGVTSKGLKAAIEELRKGERVTSASAEETYNSLNKYAKNLNELAKSGKLDPVIGRDEEIRRVLQILTRRTKNNPMLVGEPGVGKTAIAEGLAHRIVDGDVPENLKNKIVYSLDMGALIAGAKYKGEFEERLKAVVKEVTSAEGDIVLFIDEIHTLVGAGGGEGAMDAANILKPALARGELRAIGATTLDEYQKYFEKDKALERRFQKIMIEEPDTESAISILRGIKEKYETHHKVQIKDEAIIAAVELSQRYISNRFLPDKAIDLMDEAASKIRMEINSKPEELDVLDRKVMQLEIEIEAIKREKDESKLKILGMDLANLKEDRNKIFAKWKSEKDVVDTIQAVKTEIEDFKYEAERAERDGDYGKVAEIRYGKIKEAQERLDALTKQLQENQSGTSLIKEEVTREDIAEVVAKWTGIPVMKMLQGEREKLLHLEEELHRRVVGQEEAIEAVSDAVRRSRAGLQDMKKPVGTFLFLGTTGVGKTELAKALAEYLFDDENAMTRIDMSEYQERHSVSRLVGAPPGYVGYDEGGQLTEAVRRKPYSVILLDEIEKAHPDTFNILLQVLDEGRLTDNKGRLADFKNTIIIMTSNMGSQIIQDKFENLKGSMEAATEAAKVEVLGLLKQTVRPEFINRIDEIVMFTPLSSENITKIVSLQLKNVTKMLALQGITMDATPEAIAYLSEKGFDPQFGARPVKRVIQRDVLNKLSKEILAANIATDSIILLDAFDGELVFRNQTEITE